Proteins found in one Haemorhous mexicanus isolate bHaeMex1 chromosome 23, bHaeMex1.pri, whole genome shotgun sequence genomic segment:
- the SLC66A1 gene encoding lysosomal amino acid transporter 1 homolog isoform X1 has product MAARRWRGLPSGNLSDCPNGSRWIMDVFHECAQDSWDVASIVLGMGSIGCFIAAAFPQFYQACRTGIMDQALSIYFLLGWLGGDLLNLVGSFLADQLPLQVYTAIYYVLADLAMLSLYCYYRVKNGGRAFPAPINAAFVFLSVGSLSSLSLLGSASTEAPGAFKGRSLLSAPGDELGPKPFSRTEIIGFTIGSISSVLYLCSRVPQIRTNYKRKSTSGISYSLFALVMLGNSLYGLSVLLKNPEPGQGQGDYILHHLPWLVGSLGVLALDVVISFQFLAYRKGRPGTPEERGALLREPDESPES; this is encoded by the exons ATGGCTGCGCGGCGCTGGAGGGGTCTCCCCTCTGGGAATCTCTCTGATTGTCCCAACGGCTCCCGCTGGATCATGGATGTGTTCCATGAGTGTGCCCAGGACAGCTGGGATGTCGCCAGCATCGTCCTGGGGATGGGCTCCATCGGCTGCTTCATCGCCGCAGCCTTCCC GCAGTTCTACCAGGCCTGCAGAACGGGCATCATGGACCAGGCTCTCTCCATCTatttcctgctgggatggctgGGTGGAGACCTCCTCAACCTCGTCGGCTCCTTCCTGGCTGatcagctgcccctgcag GTGTACACGGCCATTTACTACGTGCTGGCAGACCTGGCCATGCTCTCCCTCTACTGCTACTACCGGGTGAAGAACGGGGGCAGAGCGT tccctgctcccatcaATGCAGCCTTTGTGTTCCTCTCCGTGGGGTCCCTGTCCAGCCTCTCcctcctgggcagtgccagcaccgaGGCTCCAGGGGCTTTCAAGGGGAGGTCTCTGCTGTCAGCTCCTGGGGATGAGCTTGGACCAAAG CCTTTCTCCAGGACTGAAATCATTGGATTCACCATCGGCTCCATCTCCTCCGTGCTCTACCTGTGCTCCCGAGTGCCCCAGATCCGCACAAAC tACAAGAGGAAATCCACCAGCGGGATCTCCTACTCTCTGTTTGCCCTGGTGATGCTGGGGAATTCCCTCTACGGCCTCAGTGTCCTCCTGAAGAACCCGGAGCCAGGCCAGGGCCAAGGTGACTACATCCTGCACCACCTGCCCTGGCTTGTGGGCAGCCTGGGTGTGCTGGCCCTGGACGTGGTT ATCTCCTTCCAGTTCCTGGCCTATCGGAAAGGACGGCCTGGCACCCCCGAGGAGAGGGGTGCTCTCCTGAGGGAGCCGGATGAGAGCCCAGAGAGCTGA
- the SLC66A1 gene encoding lysosomal amino acid transporter 1 homolog isoform X2, with the protein MAARRWRGLPSGNLSDCPNGSRWIMDVFHECAQDSWDVASIVLGMGSIGCFIAAAFPQFYQACRTGIMDQALSIYFLLGWLGGDLLNLVGSFLADQLPLQVYTAIYYVLADLAMLSLYCYYRVKNGGRAFPAPINAAFVFLSVGSLSSLSLLGSASTEAPGAFKGRSLLSAPGDELGPKPFSRTEIIGFTIGSISSVLYLCSRVPQIRTNYKRKSTSGISYSLFALVMLGNSLYGLSVLLKNPEPGQGQDLLPVPGLSERTAWHPRGEGCSPEGAG; encoded by the exons ATGGCTGCGCGGCGCTGGAGGGGTCTCCCCTCTGGGAATCTCTCTGATTGTCCCAACGGCTCCCGCTGGATCATGGATGTGTTCCATGAGTGTGCCCAGGACAGCTGGGATGTCGCCAGCATCGTCCTGGGGATGGGCTCCATCGGCTGCTTCATCGCCGCAGCCTTCCC GCAGTTCTACCAGGCCTGCAGAACGGGCATCATGGACCAGGCTCTCTCCATCTatttcctgctgggatggctgGGTGGAGACCTCCTCAACCTCGTCGGCTCCTTCCTGGCTGatcagctgcccctgcag GTGTACACGGCCATTTACTACGTGCTGGCAGACCTGGCCATGCTCTCCCTCTACTGCTACTACCGGGTGAAGAACGGGGGCAGAGCGT tccctgctcccatcaATGCAGCCTTTGTGTTCCTCTCCGTGGGGTCCCTGTCCAGCCTCTCcctcctgggcagtgccagcaccgaGGCTCCAGGGGCTTTCAAGGGGAGGTCTCTGCTGTCAGCTCCTGGGGATGAGCTTGGACCAAAG CCTTTCTCCAGGACTGAAATCATTGGATTCACCATCGGCTCCATCTCCTCCGTGCTCTACCTGTGCTCCCGAGTGCCCCAGATCCGCACAAAC tACAAGAGGAAATCCACCAGCGGGATCTCCTACTCTCTGTTTGCCCTGGTGATGCTGGGGAATTCCCTCTACGGCCTCAGTGTCCTCCTGAAGAACCCGGAGCCAGGCCAGGGCCAAG ATCTCCTTCCAGTTCCTGGCCTATCGGAAAGGACGGCCTGGCACCCCCGAGGAGAGGGGTGCTCTCCTGAGGGAGCCGGATGA
- the AKR7A2 gene encoding aflatoxin B1 aldehyde reductase member 2 produces MAARAAMAAMAGGGARPVVVLGAMEMGRRAGPEASAELLRAFLRRRYRLVDTAFMYAGGESERILGALLAGGTEPVEVATKANPWDGKTLKPESVRSQLDTSLERLQRRSVELFYLHAPDHGTPVEETLRACNELYKEGKFKELGLSNYAAWEVAEICTICKYNNWVMPTVYQGMYNATTRQVEAELFPCLRHFGLRFYAYNPLAGGLLTGKYKYEDKDTRQPTGRFFGNDWAQAYRDRYWKKHNFEGIALVEKALKEAYGSTAPSLASAALRWLYNHSKLQGSLGDAVIIGMSNLEQLEQNLNYSEEGPLLPAVVQAFDEAWNLSAHDCPNYFR; encoded by the exons ATGGCGGCGCGGGCGGCGATGGCGGCGATGGCGGGCGGTGGGGCCCGGCCCgtggtggtgctgggtgctATGGAGATGGGCCGGCGAGCCGGGCCCGAAGCGAGCGCCGAGCTGCTCCGCGCCTTCCTGCGCCGCCGATACCGCCTCGTCGACACCGCCTTCATGTACGCGGGCGGCGAGTCCGAGCGGATCCTGGGCGCGCTGCTGGCCGGCGGCACCGAGCCCG TGGAAGTGGCCACCAAGGCCAACCCGTGGGATGGGAAGACGCTGAAGCCGGAGAGCGTGCGCTCCCAGCTGGACACgtccctggagaggctgcagaggaggagtgTGGAGCTCTTCTACCTCCACGCTCCTGACCACGGCACCCCGGTGGAGGAAACCCTGCGTGCCTGCAATGAGCTGTACAAAGAG GGGAAGTTTAAAGAGCTTGGCCTGTCAAACTATGCCGCGTGGGAGGTGGCAGAAATCTGCACCATCTGCAAGTACAACAACTGGGTGATGCCAACTGTGTACCAg GGAATGTACAACGCGACCACACGCCAGGTGGAGGCCGAGCTGTTCCCCTGCCTCAGGCACTTTGGGCTGCGCTTCTACGCCTACAACCCGCTGGCAG GGGGGCTGCTGACTGGCAAGTACAAGTACGAGGACAAAGACACACGCCAGCCCACTgggagattttttgggaatgACTGGGCTCAGGCCTACAGGGACAG gtaCTGGAAAAAACACAATTTTGAGGGAATTGCACTGGTAGAAAAAGCTCTGAAAGAGGCTTATGGCTCCACTGCACCCAGCCTGGCGTCTGCTGCACTGCGCTGGCTTTACAACCACTCCAAACTGCAG GGTTCTCTTGGAGATGCAGTGATCATTGGGATGTCCAacttggagcagctggagcagaaccTCAACTACAGCGAGGAGGgtcccctgctgccagccgTGGTGCAGGCATTCGACGAGGCCTGGAACCTGAGTGCACACGACTGCCCCAACTACTTCCGCTAG
- the MRTO4 gene encoding mRNA turnover protein 4 homolog has protein sequence MPKSKRDRKVSLTRTPRKGLEAKQALIAELRRCVDTYKYIFVFSVANMRNNKLKDVRNAWKHSRIFFGKNKVMMVALGREPSSEYKENLHKVSKHLRGEVGLLFTNRTRDEVDEWFSRFRELDFARAGNKAPYGVSLDTGPLEQFPHSMEPQLRQLGLPTALKKGVVTLLSDYEVCKEGDVLTPEQARVLKLFGYEMAEFKVTMKFLWNSETGDFQKLVGDAAEEEEEEEDDDDGSNDD, from the exons ATGCCCAAGTCCAAGCGGGACCGCAAAG TGTCCCTGACGCGGACGCCCCGCAAGGGGCTGGAAGCCAAGCAGGCGCTGATCGCCGAG CTGCGGCGCTGTGTGGACACCTACAAGTACATCTTCGTCTTCTCTGTGGCCAACATGAGGAACAACAAGCTGAAGGATGTGCGGAACGCCTGGAAGCACAGCAG GATCTTCTTCGGGAAGAACAAGGTGATGATGGTGGCGCTGGGCCGGGAGCCGAGCAGCGAGTATAAGGAGAACCTGCACAAG GTCAGCAAACACCTGAGAGGGGAGGTCGGGCTCCTCTTCACCAACCGCACCAGGGATGAGGTGGATGA GTGGTTCTCCAGGTTCCGGGAGCTGGACTTTGCACGTGCTGGGAACAAGGCTCCCTACGGGGTCAGCCTGGACACGGGGCCCCTGGAGCAGTTCCCCCACTCCATGGAGCCACAGCTgcggcagctggggctgcccacgGCGCTGAAGAAAG GAGTGGTGACGCTGCTTTCGGATTATGAAGTGTGCAAGGAAGGGGATGTTCTCACCCCAGAACAGGCCCGTGTGCTG AAACTCTTTGGCTATGAGATGGCAGAATTTAAAGTCACCATGAAGTTTCTGTGGAATTCTGAGACAGGAGACTTCCAGAAGCTTGTGGGAgatgcagcagaggaggaggaagaggaggaggatgatgatgatggcagCAATGATGACTAA